In Paenibacillus guangzhouensis, a single window of DNA contains:
- the hemC gene encoding hydroxymethylbilane synthase yields MRKIIVGTRQSALALTQTGQVIQQLEQICEKHGLPYQFEIHKIVTKGDKILDVTLSKVGGKGLFVKEIEQALMDGVIDMAVHSMKDMPSELPKGLMNGAIPKRVDPRDSLISREGRKLADLPIGAKVGTSSLRRSSQLQHARPDLKLESIRGNIDSRLRKLETEGFDAIMLATAGLVRMGWEDRITEHLATDVCLPAVGQGALGIECRENDPEVRELLQLFNDQATALTVRAERRFLGQLNGGCQVPIGAFATLVNGDIENPVIELTGMVGSTDGRVILKETLRGNNPEQLGEQVANQLIAQGADRILAELNQ; encoded by the coding sequence ATGCGTAAGATTATCGTAGGAACAAGACAGAGCGCGCTTGCGCTAACACAAACAGGACAAGTCATACAACAGTTGGAACAGATTTGTGAGAAGCACGGGCTTCCTTACCAATTCGAGATCCATAAGATTGTAACGAAAGGCGATAAAATTCTAGATGTTACGCTCTCGAAAGTCGGAGGTAAAGGATTATTCGTCAAAGAAATTGAGCAAGCCTTAATGGACGGGGTTATCGATATGGCCGTCCACAGTATGAAGGATATGCCGTCAGAACTGCCGAAAGGCCTCATGAATGGCGCGATACCGAAGCGAGTAGACCCGAGAGACAGTCTAATTTCTCGCGAAGGACGCAAGCTGGCTGATCTGCCGATCGGCGCCAAGGTAGGAACGAGCAGTCTGCGTCGGTCATCACAGCTCCAGCATGCGCGTCCAGATCTGAAGCTGGAGTCCATTCGCGGTAATATCGATTCGCGCCTTCGGAAGCTGGAGACGGAAGGTTTCGATGCGATCATGCTCGCGACAGCGGGACTAGTTCGGATGGGCTGGGAAGATCGGATTACGGAGCATTTGGCGACGGATGTTTGTCTGCCGGCCGTCGGGCAAGGGGCGCTTGGTATTGAGTGCCGGGAGAATGATCCTGAGGTTCGGGAACTGCTACAATTATTCAATGACCAGGCAACGGCGTTGACCGTTCGGGCAGAACGTCGCTTCTTAGGGCAGCTCAACGGTGGCTGCCAGGTGCCGATCGGTGCATTTGCGACGCTCGTGAATGGTGATATCGAGAATCCCGTGATTGAGTTGACCGGCATGGTCGGTTCAACAGATGGGCGTGTTATACTGAAAGAAACGCTTCGCGGGAACAACCCTGAACAGCTTGGGGAACAAGTAGCTAATCAATTGATTGCACAGGGAGCAGACCGAATTTTGGCGGAATTGAATCAGTAG
- the hemB gene encoding porphobilinogen synthase: MSFPIVRHRRLRRTAGIRSMVRETVLTVNDLIAPIFVTYGTNVREEIPSMPGVYHLSMDQLDAEIDEIVSLNIPAVLLFGVPETKDAVGSSAYAEDGIVQQATRHIKKRYPELVVVADTCLCQFTDHGHCGMVHVEERCGELHGEVDNDASLELLVKTAVSQAEAGADIIAPSNMMDGFVQAIRAGLDEAGYSHIAIMSYSVKYASAFYGPFREAAHSAPQFGDRKTYQMDPANAQEALREAESDVLEGADMLMVKPALAYMDIIRTLKDQFDLPLVAYNVSGEYSMVKAAALNGWIDEKGIVLETLVGMKRAGADLIITYFAKDAARWLK, from the coding sequence ATGAGTTTTCCAATCGTGAGACATCGTCGTCTGCGCCGTACTGCAGGCATTCGCAGCATGGTGCGTGAGACGGTATTAACGGTAAATGATCTGATCGCACCGATTTTTGTTACTTACGGAACAAATGTCCGTGAAGAAATTCCTTCGATGCCTGGTGTATATCACCTGTCCATGGACCAATTGGATGCAGAGATCGATGAGATCGTCAGCTTGAATATTCCAGCGGTACTGCTATTCGGTGTGCCTGAGACCAAAGATGCCGTAGGCTCATCCGCTTATGCTGAGGACGGTATTGTACAGCAGGCGACGCGGCATATTAAGAAAAGATATCCAGAGCTTGTCGTCGTGGCGGACACATGTTTGTGCCAGTTCACGGATCATGGACATTGCGGCATGGTGCATGTGGAAGAACGCTGCGGTGAGCTGCATGGTGAAGTGGATAACGATGCTTCGCTTGAATTGCTTGTGAAGACGGCTGTGTCCCAAGCGGAAGCCGGTGCAGATATAATCGCGCCATCGAACATGATGGATGGATTCGTGCAAGCCATTCGTGCTGGCTTAGATGAAGCAGGCTATTCTCATATTGCGATCATGTCTTATTCCGTCAAATACGCATCCGCATTCTACGGACCATTCCGTGAAGCAGCGCATTCGGCGCCGCAATTCGGGGACCGCAAGACGTATCAAATGGACCCGGCCAATGCGCAAGAAGCGCTTCGTGAAGCTGAATCGGATGTTCTCGAGGGTGCAGATATGCTCATGGTGAAACCGGCGCTCGCGTATATGGATATCATTCGTACGCTCAAGGATCAATTTGATCTTCCGCTTGTCGCGTATAACGTGAGTGGGGAATATTCGATGGTCAAAGCGGCTGCGCTGAACGGCTGGATTGATGAGAAGGGGATTGTACTCGAAACGCTCGTCGGAATGAAGCGTGCGGGCGCTGATCTCATTATTACGTATTTTGCCAAAGATGCAGCAAGATGGCTGAAGTAA
- a CDS encoding valine--tRNA ligase encodes MSEAQDTKNQTSMPTTYDPKAAEQKWYDFWMKNEFFKAGQRPDAPKYSIVIPPPNVTGMLHIGHALDFTLQDILVRAKRMQGYDALWLPGSDHAGIATQTKVEQKLREDGVSRHDLGREKFLEKVWDWKETYANTIREQWAKMGLSLDYSRERFTLDEGLSKAVREVFVKLYEKGLIYRGKYIINWDPAARTALSDIEVEYKEVQGHLYHLEYPLADGSGSITVATTRPETMLGDTAVAVHPKDERYKDMIGKMLILPIVGREIPVIADDYVEKEFGSGAVKITPAHDPNDFEMGLRHNLPQITVMDESGVMNELAGKYQGIDRADCRKQIVKDLKELGVLIKIEDHVHQVGHSERSGAVVEPYLSTQWFVRMKPLAERAIEAQKSGKGVNFVPDRFEKTYLNWIENVRDWCISRQLWWGHRIPAWYCNDCGELHVAQEDVTACCKCGSSNLRQDEDVLDTWFSSALWPFSTLGWPENTEDLKRYYPVDVLVTGYDIIYFWVARMIFTALEFTDEIPFKDVLMHGLVRDSEGRKMSKSLGNGVDPLDVIDQYGTDAMRYMISTSSTPGQDLRFRWERVEQARNFANKIWNASRFALMNLEGFTVDQIDISGNLSTADRWILHRLNETARDITRLMDSYEFGETGRLLYNFIWDDLCDWYIEFAKLSLYGEDAEAKRTTQSVLSYVLDRTQRMIHPFMPYISEEIWQHLPHEGETITLAAWPTYDAKLEAPDAVKEMNLLMDIIRSVRNVRAEVNVPMSKKIELIIKSADAQSDAIIRNNEVYIKRFCNTSQFEASMDIAAPEKAMTAIVTGAELYLPLAGLIDIAQEIERLEKEVKHLRSEVERVDKKLSNEGFVAKAPAKVIEEERAKQQDYSDKLDKVLARIQELQS; translated from the coding sequence ATGTCAGAAGCACAGGATACTAAGAACCAGACGTCGATGCCAACGACGTATGATCCAAAAGCGGCAGAGCAGAAATGGTATGATTTCTGGATGAAAAATGAATTTTTCAAAGCGGGACAACGTCCGGATGCGCCTAAATATTCGATCGTTATTCCGCCGCCGAACGTCACAGGTATGCTTCATATTGGGCATGCGCTCGATTTTACCTTGCAAGATATTCTTGTACGCGCGAAGCGGATGCAAGGCTATGATGCACTATGGCTGCCGGGTTCCGACCATGCGGGAATTGCCACGCAGACGAAGGTGGAGCAGAAGCTGCGTGAAGATGGGGTATCTCGTCATGATCTAGGGCGCGAGAAATTCCTTGAGAAGGTATGGGATTGGAAAGAAACGTATGCGAATACGATTCGTGAGCAGTGGGCGAAAATGGGCTTGTCGCTCGATTACTCCCGTGAGCGGTTTACGCTGGACGAGGGTCTATCCAAGGCGGTTCGTGAAGTGTTCGTCAAACTCTATGAAAAAGGCTTGATCTATCGCGGCAAATATATCATCAACTGGGATCCAGCAGCACGCACAGCATTGTCGGATATCGAAGTAGAGTACAAAGAGGTGCAAGGGCATCTGTACCATTTGGAATATCCGCTCGCGGATGGCAGTGGTTCAATCACGGTTGCGACGACACGTCCTGAGACGATGCTTGGCGATACTGCTGTTGCTGTACACCCAAAAGATGAGCGTTACAAAGATATGATCGGTAAAATGCTGATTCTTCCGATCGTTGGGCGTGAAATCCCGGTGATTGCAGATGATTATGTTGAGAAGGAATTCGGTAGCGGTGCAGTTAAAATTACACCTGCGCATGACCCGAATGACTTCGAAATGGGACTTCGCCATAACTTACCGCAAATCACTGTCATGGATGAATCCGGTGTTATGAACGAGCTTGCTGGTAAATACCAAGGAATCGACCGTGCGGATTGCCGGAAGCAAATCGTGAAAGATCTGAAAGAGCTTGGTGTATTGATCAAGATCGAAGATCATGTTCATCAAGTTGGACATAGTGAGCGCAGCGGTGCTGTCGTTGAGCCGTACCTCTCCACACAATGGTTCGTACGGATGAAGCCACTCGCTGAACGTGCGATTGAAGCGCAAAAATCAGGTAAAGGTGTTAATTTTGTTCCGGATCGGTTCGAGAAAACATACTTGAATTGGATTGAGAATGTTCGTGACTGGTGTATCTCCAGACAGCTCTGGTGGGGACATCGTATTCCAGCTTGGTACTGTAATGATTGCGGTGAACTTCATGTCGCGCAGGAAGATGTAACAGCTTGCTGCAAATGCGGAAGTTCGAACCTAAGACAAGACGAGGATGTATTGGATACGTGGTTCAGTTCAGCGTTATGGCCTTTCTCCACACTTGGGTGGCCAGAGAATACAGAAGATTTGAAACGCTACTACCCGGTTGATGTTCTCGTAACAGGTTACGACATCATTTATTTCTGGGTTGCTCGCATGATCTTCACAGCGCTGGAATTCACGGATGAAATTCCATTCAAAGATGTATTAATGCATGGTCTCGTTCGCGACTCGGAAGGCCGTAAAATGTCGAAGTCGCTAGGCAATGGGGTTGACCCACTTGATGTCATTGACCAATACGGGACAGACGCAATGCGTTACATGATCTCGACGAGCAGTACGCCAGGGCAAGATCTACGTTTCCGTTGGGAGCGGGTAGAGCAAGCGCGGAACTTCGCGAATAAAATTTGGAATGCTTCCCGGTTTGCACTGATGAATCTTGAAGGTTTTACGGTGGATCAAATCGATATTAGCGGCAATCTCTCCACAGCAGATCGTTGGATTCTGCACCGCTTGAATGAGACGGCTCGTGATATTACACGTCTGATGGATTCTTATGAATTTGGTGAGACTGGACGTCTGTTGTATAACTTTATCTGGGATGATCTATGTGATTGGTATATCGAGTTTGCGAAGCTTAGTCTCTATGGTGAGGATGCCGAAGCGAAACGCACGACACAATCCGTATTATCCTATGTACTTGACCGCACACAGCGGATGATTCATCCATTCATGCCTTATATTTCCGAGGAAATATGGCAGCATTTGCCGCATGAAGGCGAGACGATTACACTTGCGGCATGGCCGACTTACGATGCGAAGCTCGAAGCGCCGGATGCGGTGAAAGAAATGAACTTGTTGATGGATATCATTCGCTCGGTACGTAACGTACGTGCAGAAGTGAACGTTCCGATGAGCAAGAAAATTGAGCTGATCATTAAATCGGCTGATGCGCAGAGCGATGCGATTATCCGTAACAATGAAGTCTATATCAAGCGTTTCTGTAACACATCTCAGTTCGAAGCTTCTATGGACATTGCGGCGCCGGAGAAAGCGATGACTGCGATCGTGACCGGAGCTGAGCTGTATCTTCCGCTAGCAGGTTTGATTGATATTGCACAGGAAATCGAGCGTCTGGAAAAAGAAGTGAAGCATCTAAGAAGCGAAGTTGAACGTGTGGATAAGAAACTGTCGAACGAAGGTTTCGTGGCCAAAGCACCTGCAAAAGTCATTGAAGAAGAACGTGCGAAACAGCAGGATTATTCCGATAAGCTTGATAAAGTGCTTGCACGCATTCAAGAGCTGCAAAGCTAA
- the cobA gene encoding uroporphyrinogen-III C-methyltransferase, which yields MGKGIVYLVGAGPGDAKLITLKGLECIQRSDVIVYDRLASPRLLKYMKPGAEKVYVGKLPDRHTMKQEDINQLLVDLALQGKVVTRLKGGDPTVFGRVGEEAELLRQHDIGYEIVPGITSAIAVPAYAGIPVTHRDLASSFSVITGHESPDKLDKSIYWDKVTNATGTLIFLMGVAKIDYISEQLIKHGRPPETPVALVRWGTRPEQETLVGTLATIAEQVRVTQFQSPAVIVVGDVVLQREKLKWVEQQPLFGKRVLVTRARSQASDLVQQIDDLGGEPVEFPVIETRRTSSPDQLAVIQETMQQLESYDWAIFTSVNGVECFFEHLREQRMDIRRLTRARVVAVGPKTAEALEARGIMTECLPEEYRAEGILEAIRAELNPGQRVLLPRGDLARKWLPDELQNLGLDVTDLKVYETVQVNAAEESRELLEQLKEREIHMITFTSSSTVTNFVRAFEQIGVTNVSELLGGVDVACIGPLTAETAVAAGLTVSVISQEATIESLVHALCDLAR from the coding sequence ATGGGGAAAGGAATCGTTTATCTTGTCGGCGCTGGGCCGGGAGATGCCAAACTCATTACATTAAAGGGTCTGGAGTGCATTCAGAGGTCAGATGTCATCGTCTATGACCGTCTTGCTTCTCCAAGGTTACTCAAATATATGAAGCCGGGCGCGGAGAAGGTTTATGTCGGCAAACTGCCGGATCGGCACACGATGAAGCAGGAAGACATTAATCAATTGCTTGTAGATCTTGCTCTTCAAGGTAAAGTGGTAACTCGTCTGAAAGGCGGCGATCCAACCGTGTTCGGGCGTGTTGGGGAAGAAGCTGAATTGCTGCGGCAGCATGATATCGGCTATGAGATCGTACCGGGCATTACTTCGGCGATCGCGGTCCCTGCTTATGCGGGGATTCCTGTGACCCATCGAGATCTAGCTTCCTCGTTCTCCGTCATCACGGGTCATGAGAGTCCAGATAAACTGGATAAGTCTATTTATTGGGACAAAGTAACGAATGCGACAGGAACACTCATATTTTTGATGGGCGTCGCTAAAATCGACTACATAAGCGAACAACTCATCAAGCACGGCAGGCCGCCGGAGACACCCGTTGCGCTTGTCCGCTGGGGAACACGTCCCGAGCAAGAGACGCTGGTTGGGACGCTTGCGACCATCGCTGAGCAGGTACGGGTGACCCAATTCCAATCTCCAGCGGTTATTGTCGTCGGTGACGTTGTCTTACAGCGTGAGAAATTAAAATGGGTGGAGCAGCAGCCGTTGTTCGGCAAACGGGTGCTCGTCACACGTGCAAGATCGCAAGCGAGTGATCTGGTACAGCAAATCGATGATCTGGGCGGGGAACCGGTTGAATTCCCAGTCATCGAGACGAGAAGAACGTCATCGCCGGATCAGCTGGCTGTCATCCAGGAGACGATGCAGCAGCTGGAATCGTACGATTGGGCTATTTTTACAAGCGTCAATGGCGTCGAGTGTTTCTTTGAGCATTTGCGTGAGCAGCGGATGGATATTCGGCGGCTAACGCGTGCTCGTGTTGTCGCGGTAGGTCCGAAGACGGCAGAAGCGCTCGAAGCACGCGGGATCATGACGGAATGCTTGCCGGAAGAGTACCGTGCGGAGGGAATACTCGAAGCCATTCGCGCAGAGCTTAACCCAGGGCAGCGCGTGCTGCTCCCGCGAGGTGATCTTGCGCGCAAATGGCTGCCAGATGAGCTTCAGAACCTAGGGCTTGACGTGACGGACTTGAAAGTATATGAGACCGTGCAAGTGAATGCAGCGGAGGAGAGTCGCGAATTGCTCGAGCAGTTGAAAGAACGAGAAATTCATATGATTACCTTTACGAGCTCCTCGACGGTAACGAATTTCGTTCGCGCGTTCGAGCAGATTGGTGTTACGAATGTATCGGAATTGCTTGGCGGGGTGGATGTCGCTTGCATCGGACCGCTTACGGCGGAGACCGCGGTAGCAGCAGGGCTGACCGTATCGGTCATATCCCAAGAGGCAACGATTGAGTCGTTAGTCCACGCGCTATGTGATCTGGCTAGATAA
- a CDS encoding precorrin-2 dehydrogenase/sirohydrochlorin ferrochelatase family protein: MEETSHSTYYPILMQLESMRCVVIGGGRIAERKIRGLLEAGAKVHVVSKVYTSQIDQWIAGNRITGSLRTYQSEDLAGAQLVFAATDSEEVNERVASDAHGLGILVNVASSSRSSNFVNASTLRRGKLIISVSTSGASPEMAKRIVSKLDEQYGEAYEVYLDILAELRHVIQGHIPDAGVRRQLMQRMIGMNWIEQIEQGMFPPKDSGWMERWINEQMALIEE, encoded by the coding sequence TTGGAAGAAACATCGCATTCGACATATTATCCCATTTTAATGCAGCTGGAATCAATGCGGTGTGTTGTCATCGGCGGTGGCCGCATTGCAGAACGTAAAATTCGAGGTTTGCTCGAAGCGGGTGCCAAGGTGCATGTCGTCAGTAAAGTCTACACTTCGCAGATTGATCAATGGATTGCTGGTAATCGAATAACGGGTAGCCTTCGAACCTATCAATCGGAGGATCTTGCAGGCGCGCAATTGGTGTTCGCGGCGACCGACTCGGAGGAAGTGAACGAGCGCGTCGCAAGCGACGCACATGGGTTGGGTATTCTGGTGAATGTCGCGAGTTCTTCGCGCAGCAGTAACTTTGTGAATGCAAGCACGTTGCGCAGGGGCAAGCTGATTATTTCCGTATCCACCTCCGGGGCGAGCCCAGAGATGGCCAAACGAATTGTATCGAAGCTCGATGAGCAATATGGTGAGGCCTATGAGGTTTATTTGGATATTCTCGCCGAATTGCGACACGTGATTCAAGGGCATATCCCGGATGCAGGAGTTCGGAGACAGTTGATGCAACGAATGATCGGGATGAATTGGATTGAGCAGATTGAGCAAGGGATGTTTCCGCCGAAGGATTCGGGTTGGATGGAACGTTGGATCAATGAACAGATGGCATTGATCGAGGAATAG
- a CDS encoding RluA family pseudouridine synthase, producing the protein MIPDRYLSPEQWVRKGEWLVTTASQSSLHIPEKLAAKLTHQGDLMKTGDRLRVRLFPEETDAFPAYWTELEVLYEDDFCMVVNKPAGMLVHPTVPDQVETLANAVASYYIGSGQQHRVRHIHRLDEYTSGPVLYAKNEFSQIRLDEAMREKAVERIYVAFVQGIVDPKLGKIDAPIGRDRHHKQRRRVSTTGDHAVTYVELLETFPQAKVSLVRLRLETGRTHQIRVHMSYAGHPLLGDTLYGGSDEHAAYQALHGELLCFQHPMYGEQLEVKAPWTVMFEELYAKFSEWNA; encoded by the coding sequence ATGATTCCAGACAGATATCTTTCTCCTGAACAATGGGTACGCAAAGGGGAATGGCTCGTGACGACTGCATCGCAGTCGTCTCTTCATATACCGGAGAAGCTCGCGGCGAAGCTCACGCATCAAGGCGATCTTATGAAGACGGGAGATCGTCTGCGTGTCCGACTATTCCCTGAAGAGACGGATGCCTTCCCAGCGTATTGGACAGAGCTTGAGGTGCTCTACGAAGACGATTTCTGTATGGTGGTGAACAAGCCTGCTGGCATGCTCGTACATCCCACCGTGCCGGATCAAGTCGAGACGCTTGCGAACGCGGTCGCAAGCTATTACATAGGCTCCGGCCAACAGCATCGAGTTCGGCATATTCATCGGTTGGATGAGTATACGTCAGGGCCTGTCCTTTATGCGAAAAATGAATTCAGTCAAATTCGGCTTGATGAAGCGATGCGCGAGAAAGCCGTTGAACGGATCTACGTTGCGTTCGTGCAGGGCATCGTTGATCCGAAGCTTGGCAAGATCGATGCGCCGATCGGCAGAGATCGTCATCACAAGCAGCGACGTCGTGTCTCGACCACAGGAGATCACGCCGTGACGTATGTCGAGCTGCTCGAGACTTTCCCGCAGGCAAAAGTAAGCCTAGTACGGCTTCGACTGGAGACGGGAAGAACGCATCAGATTCGCGTCCATATGAGCTACGCGGGTCATCCGTTGCTTGGAGACACGCTCTATGGCGGCAGTGATGAGCATGCGGCGTATCAGGCGCTGCACGGCGAATTGCTGTGCTTCCAGCATCCGATGTACGGAGAGCAGCTTGAGGTAAAAGCGCCATGGACCGTGATGTTCGAGGAGTTGTATGCGAAGTTCAGCGAATGGAATGCATAA
- the hemL gene encoding glutamate-1-semialdehyde 2,1-aminomutase, translating into MDNLHTRKDDRAREAFAEAKKYIPGGVNSPVRAFKSVGLTPVYVDHAAGSRIYDIDGNSFIDYICSWGPLIMGHAHPEVIEAIQKTAAKGTSFGAPTEIETLMARLVCERVPSVEIVRMVNSGTEATMSAIRLARGYTGRSKVLKFEGSYHGHADSLLIKAGSGVATLGLPDSPGVPEGVASNTITVPYNDMESVRLAFERYGEELACVIVEPIAGNMGVVPPLPGFLQGLRDITTQYGSLLIFDEVMTGFRVHINCAQGLYGITPDLTCMGKVIGGGLPVGAYGGKREIMEQMAPSGPIYQAGTLSGNPLAMIAGYTTLKLLTQDVYEQLERQAVKLHLGFENNAKELGVPVTINRVGSMVCPFFTDQFVINYDTAKTANLDHFRRYFSNMLNAGVSIAPSQFEGMFVSAAHSDADIDATIEANYTALKQL; encoded by the coding sequence ATGGACAATCTTCATACACGTAAAGACGACCGTGCAAGAGAGGCATTTGCAGAAGCAAAAAAATATATTCCGGGTGGCGTGAACAGCCCTGTTCGTGCATTTAAATCGGTAGGCCTTACGCCGGTATATGTTGATCATGCGGCAGGATCTCGGATTTATGATATCGACGGCAACAGCTTTATCGATTATATCTGTTCCTGGGGACCGCTCATTATGGGGCATGCTCATCCTGAAGTTATTGAAGCCATTCAAAAGACTGCAGCCAAAGGAACAAGCTTCGGTGCGCCGACAGAAATTGAAACATTGATGGCTAGATTAGTATGTGAACGCGTGCCTTCCGTGGAGATTGTACGGATGGTGAATTCAGGGACGGAAGCAACGATGAGCGCAATCCGCCTCGCACGCGGCTATACGGGCCGCAGTAAAGTATTGAAATTCGAAGGGTCTTATCATGGCCATGCCGACAGCCTGCTCATTAAAGCGGGTTCCGGCGTAGCGACGCTCGGCCTTCCGGATAGCCCAGGCGTTCCAGAAGGGGTAGCATCCAACACTATTACCGTGCCATATAACGATATGGAGTCGGTTCGTCTTGCCTTCGAACGTTATGGCGAAGAGCTTGCTTGCGTGATCGTTGAACCGATCGCAGGAAACATGGGTGTGGTACCGCCATTGCCAGGGTTCTTGCAAGGCTTGCGTGATATTACAACACAGTATGGCAGCTTGTTAATCTTCGATGAGGTCATGACAGGATTCCGTGTACATATCAATTGTGCTCAAGGCTTGTATGGCATCACGCCTGACTTAACTTGTATGGGCAAAGTGATTGGCGGCGGCCTGCCTGTTGGCGCCTATGGCGGTAAACGGGAGATTATGGAGCAGATGGCACCATCCGGTCCAATCTATCAAGCAGGTACGCTAAGCGGTAATCCTCTTGCGATGATTGCAGGGTATACAACCTTGAAGCTCTTAACGCAAGATGTATATGAACAGCTAGAACGGCAAGCGGTGAAGCTGCATCTTGGATTTGAGAATAATGCAAAAGAGCTGGGGGTTCCCGTTACAATTAATCGCGTAGGATCGATGGTCTGTCCGTTCTTCACTGATCAATTCGTGATCAACTATGATACAGCAAAGACAGCGAATTTGGATCATTTCCGCCGCTATTTCAGCAATATGTTAAATGCGGGAGTAAGTATCGCGCCATCGCAATTTGAGGGCATGTTCGTCTCAGCGGCGCATAGTGATGCTGATATCGATGCGACAATCGAAGCGAACTATACCGCGCTGAAGCAGCTATGA
- a CDS encoding LysM peptidoglycan-binding domain-containing protein: MFDQSYGLRFDIYERVHLSDEVVGIQELEEIELVPNVQVVPHGDHATLRGNLLLSGVYKGDDEQRSTLTLTHFIPVEITLPMNRVQSLDDISVEIENFDVDLLSTRTININGVLSLKGIELTQPEQSPWMAEQFTVVHQTEPAKVQAGAPNDFRSQSNEEENDDEAIQASKNNDALDILESVSLYEREQQIERELEQKQQQQQQQHIEFHPEVITVQPEVDPRSEIPQEAVVTAERIAGASPSEPFQQIDSLETDKEPQLDFTQEEPIEQEKVFISSADNAVEESSQEPFFDYGFVEEQPAPDVEELSVEERIAEEKKELKVAFNSKKDPEPENVGNMGLSALLYSSKNIKEIETRHAVEELEKQAKKLRSDSNGEEVEWKSLFLNHEDEKRAFRKLKICIVQREETLDVIADRYNMNPRELLLYNRLNDHTIAEGQVLYIP, from the coding sequence TTGTTTGATCAATCCTATGGTTTGCGATTTGACATTTACGAGCGGGTTCACTTATCAGATGAAGTAGTTGGGATACAAGAATTAGAAGAGATCGAGCTTGTTCCGAATGTTCAAGTCGTTCCGCATGGAGACCACGCAACGCTGCGCGGCAATCTACTGCTGTCTGGCGTATATAAAGGCGACGATGAACAGCGATCAACGCTGACCCTCACGCACTTTATCCCTGTGGAAATTACGCTGCCAATGAATCGAGTACAGAGTCTGGACGATATTTCCGTCGAGATTGAGAATTTCGATGTGGACTTACTGTCGACACGGACGATAAACATTAATGGCGTGCTGTCGCTCAAAGGCATTGAACTCACGCAGCCGGAGCAATCCCCATGGATGGCTGAGCAGTTTACTGTTGTGCATCAGACCGAGCCGGCGAAAGTTCAGGCTGGCGCACCGAATGATTTCCGTTCACAATCGAATGAAGAAGAGAATGATGACGAGGCCATTCAAGCCAGTAAAAATAATGATGCCCTGGATATTCTCGAATCGGTTAGCTTGTATGAACGTGAGCAGCAAATTGAACGTGAGCTCGAGCAGAAACAGCAACAACAACAACAACAGCATATTGAGTTCCACCCTGAAGTCATTACTGTACAGCCTGAAGTCGATCCTCGGAGTGAGATCCCGCAAGAAGCTGTGGTAACCGCGGAACGAATTGCCGGTGCATCGCCCAGCGAGCCGTTCCAGCAGATAGATTCGCTCGAGACGGACAAGGAACCTCAGCTGGATTTTACGCAAGAGGAACCAATCGAGCAAGAGAAAGTCTTTATTTCAAGTGCTGACAATGCTGTGGAAGAGTCGTCGCAAGAACCATTCTTTGATTACGGATTCGTGGAAGAGCAACCAGCCCCGGATGTGGAGGAGCTCTCCGTCGAAGAACGAATCGCGGAAGAGAAGAAAGAGCTGAAGGTGGCCTTTAACAGTAAGAAGGATCCTGAACCTGAGAACGTGGGCAATATGGGTCTAAGTGCGCTGCTCTATTCGAGCAAGAATATTAAGGAAATTGAGACACGGCATGCCGTGGAAGAATTGGAGAAGCAAGCGAAGAAGTTGCGTTCTGATTCGAATGGTGAGGAAGTGGAGTGGAAGAGTCTGTTCTTGAATCATGAAGATGAGAAGAGAGCCTTCCGCAAATTGAAAATATGTATTGTTCAGCGGGAAGAAACTTTGGATGTGATCGCCGATCGATATAACATGAATCCACGTGAACTTCTGCTCTATAATCGGTTGAATGATCATACCATTGCGGAAGGTCAAGTTCTGTATATCCCCTAA